A genomic segment from Malus domestica chromosome 05, GDT2T_hap1 encodes:
- the LOC103434916 gene encoding U-box domain-containing protein 17-like has product MASAAIFSSMRRRRSPSLEAFLAPVDLSDVALVQTLVSVAADIVSSFSDKFLSIQRRNSRSLVRKVEIFLVLLEYLRDSDAALPCTAVICLKELYLLLYRSKILLDYCAQSSKLWLLLQNHPISGHFHDMNQEISTLLDVFPMEDVGLGEDVREQIELLQLQARRARLFIDEGDEELRVQFFSFLDEFEKGRVPDSADLWLFLVERLGIRDAKSCRHEIEFLEEQIVNHEGDVEPTASVLNGFVAFTRYCRFLLFGFEEDEVESGIGNNQRKPRRRRGLLTQEIAETFITIPKDFCCPISLDLMREPVIISTGQTYDRSSISRWWEEGHCTCPKTGQMLPSTRLVPNRALRNLIMQWCTAYGIPYDPPEFADASADSFAAVSPSKAALAANKATAGLLIQRLEDGSPCAQTIAARELRLLAKTGRENRAFIAEAGAIPHLCKLLSSPNSVTQENSVTAMLNLSIYEKNKSRIVDEEGCLGSIVNVLRFGHTTEARENAAATLFSLSAVHDYKKRIADEEGGIEALAELLREGTPRGKKDAVTALFNLSTHTENCMRMIEAGAVTALVSALGNEGVAEEAAGALALVVRQPIGAKEVAKEDIAVAGLIGMMRCGTPRGKENAVAALLELCRCGGAAATERVVKAPALAGLLQMLLFTGTKRARRKAASLARVFQRCENAAAMHFGGPGVGYALAGNSTANRDSSFVGDVSVPMPISVHVL; this is encoded by the coding sequence ATGGCTTCGGCGGCGATATTCTCATCGATGCGGAGGCGGAGGTCACCTTCTCTGGAGGCATTTTTAGCTCCGGTTGACCTTTCCGACGTCGCCCTTGTACAGACCCTTGTCTCCGTCGCTGCCGACATAGTTTCCTCCTTCTCAGACAAGTTCTTATCCATCCAGCGGCGGAATTCGAGGTCCCTGGTGCGGAAAGTTGAGATCTTTCTCGTGCTCTTGGAGTATCTGAGGGACTCCGACGCTGCCCTGCCGTGTACGGCGGTCATCTGCCTGAAAGAGCTATACTTGCTGTTGTACAGATCCAAAATACTCCTCGATTATTGCGCACAATCCAGTAAGTTGTGGCTTTTGCTTCAGAACCATCCAATTTCCGGCCATTTTCACGATATGAATCAGGAAATTTCGACCCTTTTGGACGTTTTTCCGATGGAGGACGTCGGATTGGGGGAGGACGTGAGGGAGCAGATTGAGCTCCTGCAGCTACAGGCCAGGAGGGCGAGGCTGTTCATCGACGAAGGAGACGAGGAGCTGAGGGTTCAGTTCTTTTCGTTCCTTGACGAATTCGAGAAGGGCCGGGTTCCTGACTCGGCCGATTTGTGGTTGTTTTTGGTTGAAAGATTGGGGATTCGAGACGCCAAGAGTTGTAGGCACGAAATCGAGTTCTTGGAGGAGCAGATTGTGAACCACGAAGGTGACGTTGAGCCCACCGCTTCTGTGCTCAATGGGTTTGTGGCCTTCACTCGGTATTGCAGGTTTTTGCTTTTCGGTTTTGAAGAAGACGAGGTTGAATCGGGGATTGGGAACAATCAGAGGAAGCCCCGAAGACGAAGAGGTTTGCTTACTCAGGAGATTGCCGAGACTTTTATAACGATTCCGAAGGACTTTTGCTGCCCCATATCATTGGATTTGATGAGGGAGCCGGTGATCATTTCGACAGGACAGACGTATGATCGGAGTTCGATTTCGAGGTGGTGGGAAGAAGGGCATTGTACTTGCCCGAAAACAGGACAAATGCTGCCCAGCACTCGCCTTGTTCCGAATCGGGCTTTGAGGAATTTGATCATGCAGTGGTGCACTGCTTATGGAATTCCGTATGACCCTCCAGAGTTTGCAGATGCATCAGCAGACAGCTTTGCGGCTGTTTCTCCCTCTAAGGCTGCACTTGCAGCCAATAAAGCGACCGCGGGGCTTCTAATCCAACGGCTGGAGGATGGATCACCATGTGCACAAACTATAGCTGCTCGCGAACTTCGGTTGCTGGCAAAAACAGGAAGAGAAAACCGTGCTTTCATTGCGGAAGCCGGGGCAATTCCCCACCTTTGCAAGTTACTCTCGTCTCCAAACTCTGTTACCCAAGAGAATTCTGTAACTGCAATGCTCAACTTATCGATAtatgaaaaaaacaaaagccgAATTGTGGACGAAGAAGGGTGTTTGGGGTCCATTGTTAATGTTCTGAGGTTTGGTCACACGACTGAGGCGAGGGAGAATGCTGCAGCAACTTTATTTAGTCTCTCTGCAGTTCATGACTATAAGAAGAGAATAGCAGACGAGGAAGGGGGAATCGAAGCTTTGGCAGAACTGTTGAGAGAGGGTACCCCAAGAGGAAAGAAGGACGCCGTGACAGCTTTGTTTAACCTGTCGACTCACACCGAAAATTGCATGAGAATGATAGAGGCTGGGGCTGTTACAGCGCTTGTAAGCGCATTGGGAAACGAAGGGGTTGCTGAGGAAGCAGCTGGTGCATTGGCATTGGTTGTCAGGCAACCTATTGGGGCTAAAGAGGTGGCAAAAGAGGACATTGCAGTGGCAGGTTTGATAGGGATGATGCGTTGCGGGACTCCAAGGGGTAAAGAAAATGCAGTTGCAGCTTTGCTCGAGCTGTGCCGATGCGGTGGAGCTGCTGCAACTGAGAGGGTGGTTAAGGCACCAGCTTTGGCGGGGTTACTTCAGATGTTGCTTTTTACCGGTACAAAGCGGGCAAGAAGAAAGGCAGCTTCTCTTGCTAGAGTGTTCCAAAGGTGTGAGAATGCTGCAGCAATGCATTTTGGTGGTCCCGGCGTGGGATATGCACTTGCAGGTAACTCGACTGCAAATAGGGATTCGAGTTTCGTAGGTGATGTTTCAGTGCCGATGCCCATTTCCGTGCATGTTTTATAG